The nucleotide sequence CCTCGACGAGCTGATCGGCCTGTCCGACACGATCCGGGTCATGCTGCGCGGGCGGCTCGTCAGCGAGGCCGACCCCGCCACCGTGACCCCGCAGCAACTGGGCTCCGCGATGACCGGCGCGGGGGAGGGTGACGAAGAATGACGTCCTGGCGCACGAAACTGCTGCCGCCGCTGCTGGCGATCGTGTTCGCCGTCCTGCTGTCGGCGATCGCGCTGATCATCTCCGGGGCCGACCCCCTGCAGGCGTACGGCACGATGATCGGCCAGATGTTCAAGGGCTCGACCGCGGTCGACACGGTGAACCTGGCGACGGTGTACTACCTGTCCGGGCTCGCGGTCGCCATCGGCTTCCAGATGAACCTGTTCAACATCGGTGTCGAAGGCCAGTACCGCTTCGCCGCCGTCGTCGCGGCCATCGCCGGCGGCGCGATGAAGCTGCCGCCGGTCATCCACGTCATCGCGATCCTGGTGGTCGCGGTCGTCGCGGGCATGGCCTACGCGGCCGTTCCGGCGGTCCTCAAGGTGACCCGCGGGGTCAGCGAGGTCATCTCGACGATCATGCTCAACGCGATCGTCGCCGGCATCATCGCGTTCCTCATCAACGCCGACCAGTTCGGCGTGCAGCGGGGCAACAACATCGGCACCCGCGTGATCGAGCCGTCCGGCCGGATCCCGGGCATCCCGCTCGGCTCGGGCACGCTGTTCGGGTTCGTCGTCATCGCCGCGCTCATCGGCGGGGCCTACTGGTTCATGCTCAACCGCACCCGGTTCGGCTTCGAGCTCAAGGCGTCCGGCGAGTCCACCACCGCCGCGGCCGCGGGTGGCGTCAGCGCGAAGAAGATGACGCTCATCGCGATGCTGCTCTCCGGGGGTGTCGCCGGCCTGGTCGCCATGCCGGAACTGCTCGGCCGCGACTACAGCTACGGCATCACCGCGACGCAGATGTACGGCTTCACCGGCATCGCGGTGGCGCTGCTCGGCCGCAACCACCCCGGCGGCATCGCGCTCGGCGCACTGCTGTGGGCGTTCCTCGACACCTCCGCGGTGTCGCTGGAGCAGATCAACGTGTCCAAGGAGATCGCGACGATCATGCAGGGCATCATCGTGCTGTCGGTCGTCGTGGCGTACGAGATCGTGCGGCGCGCCGACCTCGCGGCCGAACAACGCAGGGTCGGCCGCGCACTCGCCGGCAGCAAGGGTTCCTCGGTCGCCGAAGGGGGTGCGGTGTGAGCACCGACGTCGCTCTCGAGTCCGCCCCGGCCACGCCGGTGCGGCGCCGGCGCGGCCGGATCCCCGGCTGGCTCCGCGGGGTCATCTGGGCCGTGATCGCCATCGCCGTCATCTCGTCGGCGTCCTACTCCACCGGCGTCGCCGCGCTGACGTCGTCGAACACCGCGTCGACGGCGTTGCGCCTGGCGCTGCCGATCCTGCTGTGCGCGCTGGGCGGCCTGTGGGCCGAACGCGCGGGCGTGGTGAACATCGGGCTCGAGGGCATGATGATCCTCGGGACCTGGGGCGCCGCCTGGGGTTCGTACTACGGCGGCGTGTGGTCCGGCCTGCTGGCCGCGCTGCTGTTCGGTGCCCTGGGCGGGCTGCTGCACGCGGTGGCGACGGTGACGTTCAACGTCAACCACATCGTTTCCGGCGTCGCGATCAACCTGCTCGGGCTGGGCGTCACGAAGTACCTGGCGAACCTGATCTTCGCGCCGATCTCCGGCAACCCGCGGCAGTCGCCGCCGGTGCCGAAGTTCGACACCTACTCGGCGACGTTCCTTTCGGACTGGCTGGGTGACCTGGAGAAGCAGCAGCGCGTCGGGATCTCCGACGTCGCCGGCATCCTGCGCGGCCTGGTCACCGAA is from Amycolatopsis mediterranei and encodes:
- a CDS encoding ABC transporter permease, encoding MSTDVALESAPATPVRRRRGRIPGWLRGVIWAVIAIAVISSASYSTGVAALTSSNTASTALRLALPILLCALGGLWAERAGVVNIGLEGMMILGTWGAAWGSYYGGVWSGLLAALLFGALGGLLHAVATVTFNVNHIVSGVAINLLGLGVTKYLANLIFAPISGNPRQSPPVPKFDTYSATFLSDWLGDLEKQQRVGISDVAGILRGLVTEVAPLTMIAILLVPVSFWVLWRTRFGLRLRSCGENPVAAESLGVNVYLHKYVAVIISGAFAGMGGASLVLLRGGADYLENQTNGRGYIGLAAMIFGNWRPGGLLGGAALFGYADGLQLAGGGEAVLALLYGAVILVAVIVIVQLFRRQWIAAGLGVVGAGVLYAIYWANDTLPSDLIPYTAHFVTLIVLAVASQRLRPPKADGQPYRRGED
- a CDS encoding ABC transporter permease translates to MTSWRTKLLPPLLAIVFAVLLSAIALIISGADPLQAYGTMIGQMFKGSTAVDTVNLATVYYLSGLAVAIGFQMNLFNIGVEGQYRFAAVVAAIAGGAMKLPPVIHVIAILVVAVVAGMAYAAVPAVLKVTRGVSEVISTIMLNAIVAGIIAFLINADQFGVQRGNNIGTRVIEPSGRIPGIPLGSGTLFGFVVIAALIGGAYWFMLNRTRFGFELKASGESTTAAAAGGVSAKKMTLIAMLLSGGVAGLVAMPELLGRDYSYGITATQMYGFTGIAVALLGRNHPGGIALGALLWAFLDTSAVSLEQINVSKEIATIMQGIIVLSVVVAYEIVRRADLAAEQRRVGRALAGSKGSSVAEGGAV